One window of the Cryptomeria japonica chromosome 7, Sugi_1.0, whole genome shotgun sequence genome contains the following:
- the LOC131062399 gene encoding disease resistance protein RPV1: MFLFFLLSVSYANPGSFPDSKKALQRLTQSGSSTRTLLALVYLSFSLSVEAPSNSMASTSGFNNGRQPENENTDTSQAALSAPATYSVVSLFSSCFGWFSRFFPTRLDQSSYVLPTSTTISQSQNEFTNALQGMALYPSTSAMKNLPYVYINHHSPDVKETLATTLSNTLNRMGLRVFFDSEEFEFGDSLPKEIEEAIRSASLHLAIFSKNYAQSPRCLAELSLMLKTVTQIVPVFYHIQPDEVRYAKGVFANAFSLHKKEPRYTEKIQEWKTALYSVSFNIGHIVNTDDDEVDLLKKIVNSVSKVMKNLPFAVAQHPIGLDEAVNDFEVTIQSAEHHHPVHIVGLWGMGGSGKTTLAKQFYNNKYKTMEKSSFVFDVRDAAKRSVLHTKQKELLEALGLKDVRVDTIEAGKGKIASRLKSVRVLLVLDDVDDVEQLDALLPDRDSLGRGSLIIVTTRELEVLRSWGISTVYKMKILDPHHAEQLFCWHAYLQPSPLQGFQSLVKDFLNVCGGLPLSLTVFGAQLYGNSSKDYWKQQLEISTILPGDIKESLKVSFDSLDDEEKEIFLDIACFFIGEEKSMILNVWDGSRWNGLHSWEKLFNKCLVELDDGERIRMHNHLRDLGREIANQQSPYRIWFPYQVIEVYNEAQRIRIRGMASTTTRSRIGFEESPQCSSGGMIMVNTNRGLRVLTPSFLGLKIFQVKGSLYNEIIGDISRELLWLRCIDFGQRNLLSFSSMENLRVLELHERDDSQLEELWKDAPVQLRGLIISGCHNFQRFPNSIGCLSHLKKLVVSNASFLRDLPTEFCLLRSLEQLELIWCVELSSLPSSFGNLKSLQHLSLEGCQKLRSLPDSFKELIFLQHLNLKECENLALGSDILEEITKLEYVNLSGCKQLEMLPSDITNQESLKELDLRGCRRLREVPMNIGQLSKLRIMNIGSELLTRLPNSLGDLSSLTDLRIETCPKLESLPDSVGRLNLLKHFSIASSGVKSLPKSIRQLNNLQTLAIEKCPTSILNLRRGLFAFSLCNLTWMSLPAIEVSNISISPDCCPVLETLRIRNIDNLREIEVLPTTVKDLELMGCKKLRNIRGIVGLVNIRKLKIERCPELDALPNFAQSASLQEFVLVGCYGVKKIKGLEYCKALEELRADTRWEMQGIENLERLERLRSVKFRANRRSGVEGCIQSIQKWPGEILVCTRAVGDAASLVSSFDFSTLSLVDSFANQEISSKPKLEQKQLPNVDAVIVCFIISCMTPRMQLRISAMNDEVFSTEVEEGTWFWTGLFTQCSRSQAAGEYTIERYSGEGDVKKGLLVIGEEQRLVETFRSLWALLAY; the protein is encoded by the exons ATGTTTCTGTTTTTCTTACTCTCTGTTTCCTATGCAAACCCGGGGTCATTCCCTGACTCAAAAAAAGCGTTACAAAGACTTACGCAATCTGGTTCCTCAACAAGAACCCTGCTTGCATTGGTTTATCTTTCGTTCTCCCTTTCTGTCGAAGCTCCATCCAATTCCATGGCATCTACTTCAGGTTTTAACAATGGGCGTCAGCCAGAGAACGAGAATACAGATACTTCTCAAGCAGCTCTATCTGCTCCTGCTACTTATTCAGTGGTAAGCCTATTTTCATCCTGCTTTGGTTGGTTTTCTCGTTTCTTTCCTACGCGTTTAGACCAGTCCAGTTATGTGCTACCTACATCCACCACTATTAGTCAATCACAGAATGAGTTTACAAATGCTTTACAAGGCATGGCACTATATCCTTCTACCTCTGCCATGAAAAATCTACCCTACGTATATATTAATCATCATAGCCCCGATGTCAAAGAAACGCTTGCAACCACTCTCTCTAATACCCTAAATAGAATGGGATTAAGGGTTTTTTTCGATTCAGAAGAGTTTGAATTCGGGGATTCCTTGCCtaaagaaatagaagaagcaatccgCAGTGCTTCGCTTCATCTAGCTATATTTTCCAAGAATTATGCCCAATCCCCTCGGTGTTTGGCAGAGCTTTCTCTTATGCTGAAAACTGTCACCCAAATTGTACCTGTTTTCTACCATATTCAACCTGACGAAGTCCGATATGCAAAAGGAGTCTTTGCCAATGCATTTTCCCTGCACAAAAAGGAGCCTAGATACACAGAAAAGATTCAGGAGTGGAAGACTGCTCTCTACAGTGTTTCCTTTAATATCGGTCACATTGTTAATACCGACGA TGATGAGGTGGATCTGCTCAAGAAGATTGTTAATTCTGTTTCTAAAGTAATGAAAAATTTGCCATTTGCGGTTGCCCAACATCCAATCGGTTTAGATGAAGCTGTAAATGACTTCGAAGTGACGATTCAATCTGCAGAACACCATCACCCTGTGCATATTGTGGGATTATGGGGTATGGGTGGCTCTGGCAAGACCACTCTTGCTAAACAATTTTATAACAACAAATACAAAACTATGGAAAAATCTAGTTTTGTATTTGATGTTAGAGATGCTGCTAAGAGAAGTGTATTGCATACTAAGCAGAAAGAACTACTGGAGGCCCTTGGTCTCAAAGATGTACGAGTGGACACTATAGAAGCGGGGAAGGGTAAGATTGCTAGCCGATTGAAATCTGTTCGAGTATTGCTTGTATTGGATGATGTGGATGATGTGGAACAATTGGATGCACTATTGCCTGACAGGGACAGTCTTGGAAGAGGTAGTTTGATTATTGTCACTACAAGGGAACTGGAAGTACTTAGATCTTGGGGCATTTCCACGGTTTATAAGATGAAGATACTGGATCCACATCATGCTGAACAACTTTTTTGTTGGCATGCTTACTTGCAGCCCTCACCACTTCAAGGGTTTCAGTCTTTAGTTAAAGATTTCTTAAATGTTTGCGGTGGACTACCATTGTCTCTGACAGTTTTTGGGGCACAATTATATGGCAACTCCAGCAAAGATTATTGGAAGCAACAACTGGAGATCTCCACAATACTTCCTGGAGATATCAAAGAAAGCTTAAAAGTAAGCTTTGATTctttagatgatgaagagaaggaaatATTCTTGGATATTGCATGTTTCTTTATTGGAGAGGAGAAAAGTATGATCCTTAATGTTTGGGATGGATCAAGATGGAATGGTCTACACAGTTGGGAAAAACTTTTCAATAAATGTCTTGTTGAACTTGATGATGGTGAGCGCATAAGAATGCATAATCATTTAAGAGATTTAGGaagagaaattgcaaatcaacagtCACCATACCGCATTTGGTTTCCATATCAAGTTATTGAAGTCTATAATGAAGCACAG aGAATTCGCATTCGGGGAATGGCGTCTACAACAACTAGATCCAGAATTGGGTTTGAGGAGTCTCCACAATGCTCGTCAGGCGGGATGATCATGGTTAACACAAACAGAGGACTTCGTGTGCTCACCCCATCTTTTCTTGGATTAAAAATTTTTCAGGTGAAAGGAAGTTTATATAATGAAATAATTGGTGATATATCAAGAGAGTTGCTATGGCTTCGGTGCATTGACTTTGGGCAGAGAAATCTTCTCTCGTTCAGTTCAATGGAAAATTTGAGGGTTTTAGAACTGCATGAAAGAGATGATAGTCAATTAGAAGAACTATGGAAGGAT GCTCCTGTGCAGTTAAGAGGGTTAATTATTTCTGGTTGTCATAATTTTCAGAGATTTCCAAATTCAATAGGTTGTCTGAGTCATTTGAAAAAATTAGTGGTTAGTAATGCAAGTTTTCTGAGGGATCTGCCAACAGAATTTTGCCTTCTACGATCGTTGGAGCAACTGGAATTAATTTGGTGTGTTGAGCTATCATCACTACCCAGCAGTTTCGGCAATTTGAAAAGCCTGCAGCATCTAAGTTTAGAGGGTTGTCAGAAATTGAGGTCGTTGCCAGACTCTTTTAAGGAGTTGATATTCCTGCAACATTTGAACCTAAAGGAGTGTGAAAATCTCGCCTTAGGGTCAGACATTCTGGAAGAAATCACAAAGCTCGAGTATGTGAACCTTTCTGGGTGCAAGCAATTGGAAATGTTGCCTTCCGATATCACAAATCAGGAATCATTGAAAGAGCTCGACTTACGTGGTTGCAGGAGGTTAAGGGAGGTGCCAATGAACATTGGTCAACTGAGCAAGTTGCGAATAATGAACATAGGGAGTGAGCTGTTGACAAGATTACCGAACTCTCTTGGAGATTTGTCATCTTTGACTGATCTTCGGATAGAAACCTGCCCCAAGCTGGAGAGTTTACCGGACTCTGTAGGTCGTCTTAATCTATTAAAGCATTTCTCCATTGCCTCTTCAGGAGTGAAATCATTACCAAAATCAATTAGGCAACTGAATAATCTTCAGACACTGGCTATAGAAAAATGCCCAACGAGTATATTGAATCTCAGGAGGGGGTTGTTTGCTTTTTCGTTGTGCAACCTTACGTGGATGTCGCTACCGGCAATAGAAGTTTCCAACATTTCTATATCTCCAGATTGTTGTCCCGTTCTTGAGACTCTTCGAATCAGAAATATTGACAATCTCAGGGAGATAGAAGTTCTACCAACTACAGTGAAGGACTTAGAATTGATGGGGTGTAAAAAATTGAGGAACATTAGGGGTATAGTTGGTCTGGTAAACATTCGAAAGTTGAAAATAGAAAGATGCCCTGAGTTGGATGCGCTTCCCAATTTTGCACAATCAGCTTCTCTCCAAGAATTTGTTCTCGTAGGTTGCTACGGAGTAAAGAAAATAAAAGGTCTAGAATATTGCAAAGCATTAGAGGAGTTGAGAGCAGATACCAGGTGGGAGATGCAGGGTATAGAGAATTTAGAGAGGCTGGAAAGATTGAGAAGTGTCAAATTCAGAGCAAACAGGAGGTCGGGTGTTGAAGGCTGCATTCAAAGTATTCAG AAATGGCCTGGAGAAATATTAGTATGTACGCGGGCAGTCGGTGATGCTGCCTCACTTGTAAGCTCCTTCGACTTTTCAACTCTCTCTCTTGTTGATTCCTTCGCTAACCAGGAAATTTCCTCCAAACCAAAACTGGAGCAGAAGCAATTGCCCAATGTTGACGCCGTTATTGTATGTTTTATTATAAGTTGTATGACTCCACGTATGCAATTGCGAATATCTGCCATGAATGATGAAGTATTTTCAACCGAAGTGGAGGAGGGTACATGGTTCTGGACAGGTCTCTTCACACAGTGTTCCAGGTCTCAGGCAGCAGGGGAGTACACGATAGAGAGATATTCAGGCGAAGGGGACGTGAAAAAAGGATTGCTTGTGATTGGAGAAGAGCAGAGACTTGTGGAGACTTTTCGGAGTTTATGGGCACTTTTAGCATATTGA